CGAGCAAGACCATCGAGGCCGGCGCCGTCGTCCACCAGAGTGTGATCTGGGAGTCGCAGGGCCGCCAGGCGCTGTTCGGCGCCCGCGGGCTGAGCGGGATCGTGAACGTCGAGATCACCCCCGAGCTCGTCGTACGCCTCGCCAGCGCGTACGCCACCACGCTCCGCAAGGGTTCGACGGTGCTCACCGCCCGGGACACCTCGCGGTCGGCCCGGGCACTCAAGCGGGCCGCGATCGCGGCGTTCACCTCCAGCGCCCTGAACGTCTGCGACCTGGAGGTGGCGCCCAACCCCGTGGCCCGGCTGGAGACCGCCCGCAGCAACGTGGGCGGCGGCCTGCTGATCCGTACGACCCCCAACCGCCCGGACTCGGTCGACCTGATCTTCCTCGACGAACGCGGCGCCGACCTGTCCCCGATGGCCCAGCGGAAGGTGGAGCGGGTGCTCGGCCGGCAGGAGTTCCGCCGCGCGTTCCCCGGGGAGATCGGCGACCTGACCTTCCCGTCCCGGATCGCCGAGAGCTACGTCCGCGACCTGCTCCGCAGCGTGGACACCTCGCACGTCGCCGAGGCGCGGCTGAAGGTGGTGGTGGACGCCGGGCGGGGCACCGCGAGCCAGCTGCTCCCGAACCTCCTCGGCCGGCTGGACATCGAGGCGTTCCTGGTCAACGCAGGGCTGGACGACCGCAGCCCCACCGAGACCGCCGAGCAGCGGACGGCCGCGGTCGCCAACCTCGCCGAGCTCGTGTCCTCGTCCCGGGCGGCGTTCGGTGTCCGCTTCGATCCGCTCGGTGAACGCATCTCGCTGGTGGACGAGACCGGCGCCGTGATCTCCGACGAGCGCGCCCTGCTGGTCTTCGTCGACCTGGTGGCCGCCGAGTCCGGCCGTGGGCGCAACGTCGCGCTGCCGGTGACCACGACCCGGGTCGCGGAGCAGGTGGCGGCGTTCCACGGCGTCCAGATCCGCTGGACCACCACCTCACCGGACGCGCTCGCCACCGCCTCGGCGACGCAGGGGCTGCTGCTCGCCGGCGACGGCCGCGGCGGCTTCATCGTGCCGGAGTTCTCCAACGCGGTGGACGGGTTCGCGGCGTTCGTCCGCCTCGTCGGGGTGATCGCCCGGACCGGCCTGCGGATGTCGGAGATCAACGCCCGGATACCGCGGGCGCACGTCGTCCAGCTGGCCGTGCCCACCCCCTGGGCGAGCAAGGGTGCGGTGATGCGGGCGGCCGTGGAGGCGGCCGACGGCCGGGAGTTGGACACCACCGACGGCGTCCGGGTGGTGGAGCCGGACGGGTCCTGGGGCCTGGTGCTCCCGGATCCGACCGAGGCGGTCACCCGGGTCTGGGCGGAGAGCACCAGCACCGAGCAGGCGACCACGCTCGCGCACCGCTGGGCCGACCTGGTCACCCGTGCCGGGCGGTGAGGGCCGCCGGGGGCGCGCCGTGACACCATGGCCGGCATGGCTCGAGGGGAGTCGGTGACCAGCACCGCTGACGGGAAGAAGTTCCCCGCCGGCAGCGACCGTTCCGCCAACGGCCGGACCGGAGCGTGGACCGACTCCTACCCGGAGTTCCGGCGCAACGACTCCATGTCACTGATGCGCGAGCTGGTGACCCACGCGCTCGACGACGGGTACGCCGCCGCGGCGGCACGGCGCGGGCCCAACCGGTCCCGGCCCCGGCGCGGCATGGGCGCGACCGTGGTGGTGCTGGTCGTGTTCGGGCTGATGCTGGCCGTCGCGGCCGTCCAGACCCGGCACTTCGCCCCCGAGGTCGAGAAGGAGAAGGCCGACCTGATCGTCCGCATCCGCGCCGAGGCGGCCCGCAACGACCGGCTGCGCGCGCGGGCCAACGCGCTGCAGGAGGAGGTGTCCGGCCTGCAGAGCGACATCCTCGCCAGCACCACCACCGGCCAGGACCTCAGCGCCCGGCTGGACGCCCTCGACGTGATCGCCGGCACCGGCAGGGTGCGGGGTCCCGGACTCCGGCTGACGATCGACGACGCGCCCGACGACCAGGTGTCCGGCTCCGACGGCGCCGAGGGACGGATCCTCGACATCGACCTGCAGCAGACGGTCAACGGCCTGTGGGCGGCGGGCGCGGAGGCGGTCTCGGTGAACGGCGAACGCCTCACCGCGATGACCGCGATCCGCGGCGCCGACAAGTCGATCACCGTCGACTACCGCCCGCTGGCCCGCCCCTACGTGGTGGAGGCGATCGGTGACCCGAACGCCCTGGAGGCGAGGTTCACCGAAAGCCCGGGTGGCGAGTGGCTGCTCAATCTCAAGGCAGTGCAACATATACGCCTGGACACCAAGACGGTCGACGAGCTGAGCTTGCCGGCCGACTCGGGCACCACGCTCAGGTACGCGCGGACGGAAGGCGCCCAGTGATCGCGACGATCGGACTCGTCATCGGTATCGTCGCCGGGCTCGTTCTCCAGCCGTCGGTGCCGCTCCCGCTGCAGCCGTATCTCCCGATCGCGGTGGTGGCCGCCCTGGACGCGGTCTTCGGTGGCCTGCGCGCGCTGATCGACGGCATCTTCGACGACCGCGTGTTCGTGGTGTCGTTCATCGGCAACGTCCTGGTCGCCGCCGTCATGGTCTACCTCGGCGACCAGCTGGGAGTCGGCGCGCAGCTGTCGACCGGTGTGGTCGTCGTCCTCGGCATCCGGATCTTCTCCAACATGGCGGCCATCCGGCGGCGGCTCTTCAAGGCCTGAGACGACGATGGCAGACGAGAGCGAAACTCCCCGTACCCCGAGCTCCGGGGAAGAGCCGGCCACGGCCGACCGGTCTGCGGCCGAACAGTCCGGGGAGGAGCCGGCCGCCGCCGAGCCGACTGCGGCCGCGCAGCCCGGGGGAGAGTCGACGGCCGCCGTGCCGACTGCGGCCGCGCAGCCCGGGGGAGAGTCGGCGGCCGCCGTGCCGACTGCGGCCGAGCAGCCCGGGGAAGGGGCGACCGCCGCCGAGCAGCCCGGGGCCGAGCAGCCTGGGGCCGACCAGTCCGCGGCCGAGCAGCAGCCCGTGACCGGCGACGCCGCTCCGGCCGGCATCGCCGCGACCAGACCGACTCCCGCCAAGCCGCGCAACACCGCCTGGCGCCGGCTGGCCGGAGCGTTCCGTCCGCACACCTCCCGCGCGCAGGTCGCCGCGGCCGTGCTGCTGGCGGCGCTGGGCTTCGCGGCGACGGTCCAGGTGCGGGCGTTGCGCAACACCGACGAGTTCACCAACGCCGACCGCACCCAGCTCATCCAGATCATGGACGGTCTGCAGCAGCGCTCCCGCCGCCTGGAGACCGACATCGGTGACCTGCAGCGATCCAAGGCCGACCTGGTCTCCGGTGCCGACCGCCGCCGGTCCGCCCTGGAGCAGGCGCAGACCCGCGCCCAGACGCTCGGCATCCTCGCCGGGACGCTGCCGGCGACCGGGCCGGGCATCCGGCTCACGATCACCGACAACCAGGCGGCGGTCAACGCGTCCCTCGTGCTCAACACGATCGAGGAGCTGCGCGACGCGGGTGCGGAGGCGATCGAGATCAACGACCGGGTCCGGGTGGTCGCGTCGAGCTACGTCCTGGACGGCCAGGGCGGGATCATCGTCGACGGCAAGCTGCTGCCGGCGCCGTACACCATCGATGCGATCGGCGACGCGCGTACTCTCGCCACGGCGATGCGCATCCCCGGCGGCGTCGTGGACGAGGTGAGCCAGAAGGGCGGGCTCGCCTCGGTCCTGGAGCGGCAGACCATCCAGGTCAATTCCTTGCACAGCGTGGTGAGCCCTCGCTACGCTCGCCCGGCCCCGGACAAATCGCCCGGGTCCTCCTCGCGATGATCCACCGAGCACAGAAGCAACCGAGGCAAGAAGTAGGAGACGCGCGTGTTCCCGGACGACCTCAGCTACACCAGCGACCACGAGTGGGTGCGCGATCCCGGCGGTGCCGACAGCACGGTCCGCATCGGCATCACCGACTACGCACAGGGTGCGCTCGGTGACATCGTCTACGTCAGCCTGCCGGAGGTGGGCGTCGACGTGGAGGCCGGCGCCGCCTGCGGTGAGCTCGAGTCCACCAAGAGCGTGAGTGATCTCTTCTCGCCCATCAAGGGCACGGTGGTGGCCCGCAACGACGCACTGGACGAACGCCCCGAGCTGGTCAACTCCGACCCCTACGGCGACGGCTGGATGATCGAGGTCCGCCCAGCCGACCGGACCGAGCTCGACGGCCTGCTCGACGCCGACGCCTACCAGGCGCAGGTGGAACAGTCCTGACCTGCTGATCTCCGACCGCCGGGCCCCTCGCGACGCCCGGCGCAGGAGGCGGCGAACACACCCGGACCGGGCCGGTCGGCGTATCGTCCGACCTGCCCACCTCCAGCCGGGATCAAGGGTTAGGGTGTGTGCGGTGGAAGTGTCCAACAACAGTCGCGCCGATTTCCGCCACGGGAGGGTCGTCGATGCCGTTCTGCACCCAGTGCGGGCATGACAATGCCGAGGGCAGCAGGTTCTGTTCGCAGTGCGGTAAGGCCCTCGTGGGTGAGCGGCCGGTCGAGCAGACCGCCACGATCTCCTTGGGTGGCGGCGAGGCCGCCGAGGAACGCGCCGAGGCGGAGCTTCGTCCACACGAACAGGCCGCGGTGGACGCCCTGCCGTTCGACAGCGCGCTGCTCATCGTGCAGCGTGGTCCGAGTGCGGGCAGCAGGTTCCTGCTCGACTCCGACGTGGTGACCGTCGGGCGCCATCCCGACAGTGACATCTTCCTCGACGACGTGACCGTGTCCCGTCGGCACGCGGAGTTCCACCGCCAGCCCCAGGGTTTCGCGGTGCGCGACGTGGGGAGCCTGAACGGCACCTACGTCAACCGCGACCGCATCGACGAGGTGATGCTCGTCGGCGGTGACGAAGTGCAGATCGGGAAGTTCCGCCTCGTCTACTTCGCCAGCCAGCGTGGGTTCGGCCGTGGTGCGCCCGGTGAGCGCAGCGCGGCGGGTGTGGACGGAGGGTCCGAGGAGGAGACAGGGTGAACCCCGGTGTTCGCCACCGCGGTCGCCGCGGACGGCGGAGGCACCTGCGGTGAGCGGGGCGGCGTCGGCGCGATCCGGCAGTTTCTCCATCGGTGAAGTGCTGGCCAGGCTGCGCCCTGAGTTCCAGGACGTCACCATCTCCAAGATTCGCTTTCTCGAGGCCGAGGGGCTCATCGAGCCCGAGCGCGCGCCTTCGGGCTACCGCAAGTTCGGCCACGAGGACATCGAGCGGCTGCGGTTCGTGCTGACCGCGCAGCGCGACCACTACCTCCCGCTGCGGGTCATCAAGGAACACCTCGCCGCGTTGGACGCCGGTCTGCCGCCGCCCAACCTCCCTGCCGGTGACGGACGTGTCCAGCCCGCACCGCGGATCGTCGACGACGAGGGCACCGTACGCCCGTCGGCGTTCCGGCCGAGTCGCTCGGACGTGCGGTGGAACCGACGAGAAGTCATCGAGCTGGCCGGCATCGAGCCCGAGCTGTTCGAGCAACTCGAGTCGTACGGCCTGGTCACCGCACGGCACGGCCGCGACCAGTTCGACGAGGACGCGCTTGCCATCGCCAAGGTCGCGGGTGAGCTGGCCGGCTTCGGGTTGGAGCCGCGCCACCTGCGTGCCTTCCGTACGGCAGCAGATCGGCAGGTCGGCCTGATCGAGCAGGTGACCGCACCGCTGGTCCGCCACCGTGCCGCCGACTCGCGGGCACGGGCGGAGGAACGCACCCGCGAACTCGCCGCCCTGTCCGTGCACCTGCACGCCCTGCTGGTGAAGGCCGGACTGCACGGATAGGGCGTCACCTGACCTTCTGGGTGCCGAGCGCGGTACTGTGGACGAGTGCGCGAGCTCGACGTCGTTGGTGTCCGGGTAGAGATGCCTTCCAACCAGCCGATAGTCCTGCTCCGGGAGGTGGAGGGCGAACGCTTCCTGCCCATCTGGGTGGGGCCCGCCGAGGCGAGTGCGATCGCCCACGCCCAGCAGGGCATCGTTCCTGCCCGGCCCCTCACTCATGACCTGTTCCGTGACGTCCTCGTGGCGATCGGGCAGGAGTTGAGCGAGGTCAGGATCACCGATCTGCGCGACGGGGTGTTCTACGGCATCCTGGCGTTCGCCAGTGGCGTGGAGGTGAGTGCCCGGCCGTCGGACTCGATCGCGCTGGCACTGCGCCTCGGCGTCCGCATCGTCTGCTCCGACGAGGTGCTGGACGAGGCGGGCATCGCGATCCCGGACGAACAGGAGGCCGAGGTCCAGAAGTTCCGGGAGTTCCTGGACCAGGTCACACCCGAAGATTTCGACACTCCCGGCTGACCGGCCGACCGCCTACCCCCTCGCCACTGCCCAGCTCACCGACCTACCGCGTCCGCCGCCACGCTGGGCGAGCTCTCGACCTCAGGTTGAGGTTTCGGTGCGACACACGGCCCGTCGCGTTGACCCCCTCCCGGCCCCGGCCTACCGTGACGAACAAACCTCGTTGATGTAACTCGAAATCCACGGGTTCGCAAAGCACGCGACTCCGGTCGTGTGGCCATAGACGTCGGCCATGCAGGGAATGGGCGGGGTCAGGATGGCGTCGTCCAGGCGACGCCGTTAGACGTGGAGGCGTGCGGTGACGAGCACGGGTGACCAATCGGGGGGCAGCGCGACCGGCGCCGCTCCGAGTGAAGGCCCCGAACGCGCGGAGGCACGGCGTTCGGCCGGTGAGCAGGGCCTGCTGTTCGGACCGGTGGACGGCGTGCCGGAGCCACCCGGTGACGACCTGGGCTACCGCGGGACGACCGCGTGCGCGGCTGCGGGCATCACCTACCGCCAGCTCGACTACTGGGCCCGCACCTCGCTGGTGGAGCCGACGATTCGTCCCGCGTCCGGCTCGGGCACCCAGCGGCTGTACTCCTTCCGCGACATCCTGCTCCTCAAGGTCATCAAGCGGCTGCTCGACGCGGGCGTCTCCCTCCAGCAGATCCGCACCGCCGTCACCCACCTGCGCGAGCGGGGCGCCGGCGATCTCACCGAGATCACGCTGATGAGCGACGGTGCCAGCGTCTACGAGTGCACCTCGCCGGACGAGGTCATCGACCTGCTCCAGGGTGGGCAGGGCGTCTTCGGGATCGCGCTCGGCCGGGTCTCCCGCGAGGTCGAGGGATCCCTCGCCCAGTTGCCCGGTGAGCGCCTCGACGGTGCCGGCGCCGGTGACCACCCCGACGACGAGCTCTCGGCCCGGCGGCAGGCCCGGCTGATCGTCTGACGATCCCGCCCATCTCCTCCGATCTCCTCCCACTTCCGGTCACCTCCCGCTTCCGGCCACTCCGCCCGCTGCGCCTTCCGCGCGGCGGGCGGTTCGGGTGAGTCGTCCCCAACCACCACACTGGCAGGAGCTGGTCCCGTGGCCGGCGCTGGTAGCGTGGGGGGCGCTGACTACCCCGCGTGGGAGAGTCCTGCCAGCTCCACCGCCTGACGAGTCGCCGCGCCATCGGCGACCGGCCGACGGGGGTGGCAGGCGCCGAAGGGGCAACCCTCCCCGGAACCTCTCAGGCCAACGGACCGCGCGGGCGAGGCGACTCTGAAGCGTCGGTGGTGACGTGACAGAGGGGGACCGCCAGGCGAGCAGCCTCGACTTGGGAGCCCCCACATGACTGTCCCCACCTCCGGATCCGTGCCCGGATCCACGCCCGGATCCGGGCGGCCCCCCCGGACGACCGCACCCGGCTCCGACGGCCTGCGCGCACACGCCCAGCTGGGCGAGCCCATCTCCGCGGACGTGTTCGCCGAGCGGCACATCGGCCCGGACGCGGAGGAGCGGGCCAAGATGCTGGCGGCCTGCGGGTTCGGGTCGCTGGAGGAACTCGTCGCCGCCGCGGTCCCGGGCGGCATCCGTGCCGACTCCCCGCTCGACCTGCGTCCCGCGGTGACCGAGGGCCAGGCGCTGGCCGAGCTGCGTGAGCTCGCCGGCCGCAACCGGCTGATGGTGTCGATGATCGGGATGGGGTACGCCGACACCGTGACCCCGCCGGTGATCCGCCGCAACGTCCTGGAGAACCCCGCCTGGTACACCGCGTACACGCCGTACCAGCCGGAGATCAGCCAGGGCCGGCTGGAGGCGCTGGTCAACTTCCAGACCATGGTGGGCGACCTGACCGGCCTGCCGGTCGCCGGCGCGTCCCTGCTGGACGAGGCGACCGCCGCCGCGGAGGCGATGACCCTGCTCCGGCGTTCCAACCGCAAGTCCACGAGCGCGCGGTTCGTCGTCGACGTGGACTGCCTGCCGCAGACGGTCGCGGTGGTCACCACCCGCGCGGAGGCGCTCGGCATCACCGTCGACGTCGCCGACCTGTCCACCGGGCTTCCGGACGGGGAGTTCTTCGGCGTCCTGGTGCAGTACCCCGGTGTCAGCGGTGCGCTGCGCGACCATCGCGGCCTGATCGAGGACGCGCACGAACGCGGCGCGCAGGTGGCGGTGGCCGCCGACCTGCTGGCCTGTGCGGTGGTCCGCCCGCCGGGTGAGATCGGCGCCGACGTCGCGGTCGGCAGCGCGCAGCGGTTCGGGGTGCCGATGATGTACGGCGGTCCGCACGCCGGCTACATGGCGGTCCGTAAGGGCCTGGAGCGCAACCTGCCCGGCCGCCTGGTCGGGGTGTCCGTCGACGCGGCCGGCCGGCCGGCGTACCGGCTGGCGCTGCAGACCCGCGAGCAGCACATCCGGCGGGAGAAGGCGACCAGCAACATCTGCACCGCGCAGGTGCTGCTCGCGGTGATCGCCGGGATGTACGCCGTCTACCACGGTGCCGACGGCCTGCGCGAGATCGCCGCCCGCATCCACCGGTCCGCCGCCGTTCTCGCCGCCGGCCTGCGCGCGGGTGGCGTCGAGGTGGTCCACGAGGCGTACTTCGACACGGTGCTGGCCCGGGTGCCCGGCCGGGCCGCCGAGGTGGTGACCGCCGCTCGCGAGCGGGGCGTCAACCTCCGGCTCGCCGACGCCGACCACGTGGGGATCGCCTGCGACGAGGCGACCACGCCCGACCACCTCGCCGCGGTGTGGGCCGCGTTCGGCGCCGGTTCGTACGACGTCGGCGACGTCCCCGACCTCGACGCGCGCACCTCCGACGCGGTGCCGGCCGACCTGGTGCGGACCTCGGCGTTCTGCACCCACCCGGTCTTCGAGCGCCATCGTTCGGAGACGTCCATGCTGCGCTACCTGCGCGGGCTCGCCGACGACGACTTCGCCCTCGACCGGGGGATGATCCCGCTCGGCTCGTGCACCATGAAGCT
This Actinopolymorpha cephalotaxi DNA region includes the following protein-coding sequences:
- a CDS encoding mannose-1-phosphate guanyltransferase, producing MRAVVMAGGEGTRLRPMTTSMPKPLLPVVNRPIMEHVLRLLRRHELTETVVTVHFLGSMVRAYFGDGEDLDMDLTYATEEKPLGTAGSVKNAAAALSDDTFVVISGDALTDIDLTSLVEHHRRTGALATVCLTRVPDPLEFGITILREDGRVERFLEKPTWGQVFSDTVNTGIYVMEPEILDSVGEAENVDWSSDVFPRLLAKGAPLYGYVADGYWEDVGTHRSYLKANYDALDGQLDIDIDGFEVSAGVWVGEGADLDPEATLKGPAFVGAYAKIEGGAEIRDHTVVGDNVVVRSGAFLHRAVVHDNAYVGGHTNLRGCVVGKNTDVMRGARIEDGAVVGDDCVIEEEAVLHPEIKVYPSKTIEAGAVVHQSVIWESQGRQALFGARGLSGIVNVEITPELVVRLASAYATTLRKGSTVLTARDTSRSARALKRAAIAAFTSSALNVCDLEVAPNPVARLETARSNVGGGLLIRTTPNRPDSVDLIFLDERGADLSPMAQRKVERVLGRQEFRRAFPGEIGDLTFPSRIAESYVRDLLRSVDTSHVAEARLKVVVDAGRGTASQLLPNLLGRLDIEAFLVNAGLDDRSPTETAEQRTAAVANLAELVSSSRAAFGVRFDPLGERISLVDETGAVISDERALLVFVDLVAAESGRGRNVALPVTTTRVAEQVAAFHGVQIRWTTTSPDALATASATQGLLLAGDGRGGFIVPEFSNAVDGFAAFVRLVGVIARTGLRMSEINARIPRAHVVQLAVPTPWASKGAVMRAAVEAADGRELDTTDGVRVVEPDGSWGLVLPDPTEAVTRVWAESTSTEQATTLAHRWADLVTRAGR
- a CDS encoding DUF881 domain-containing protein, with amino-acid sequence MTSTADGKKFPAGSDRSANGRTGAWTDSYPEFRRNDSMSLMRELVTHALDDGYAAAAARRGPNRSRPRRGMGATVVVLVVFGLMLAVAAVQTRHFAPEVEKEKADLIVRIRAEAARNDRLRARANALQEEVSGLQSDILASTTTGQDLSARLDALDVIAGTGRVRGPGLRLTIDDAPDDQVSGSDGAEGRILDIDLQQTVNGLWAAGAEAVSVNGERLTAMTAIRGADKSITVDYRPLARPYVVEAIGDPNALEARFTESPGGEWLLNLKAVQHIRLDTKTVDELSLPADSGTTLRYARTEGAQ
- a CDS encoding small basic family protein — its product is MIATIGLVIGIVAGLVLQPSVPLPLQPYLPIAVVAALDAVFGGLRALIDGIFDDRVFVVSFIGNVLVAAVMVYLGDQLGVGAQLSTGVVVVLGIRIFSNMAAIRRRLFKA
- a CDS encoding DUF881 domain-containing protein; this translates as MADESETPRTPSSGEEPATADRSAAEQSGEEPAAAEPTAAAQPGGESTAAVPTAAAQPGGESAAAVPTAAEQPGEGATAAEQPGAEQPGADQSAAEQQPVTGDAAPAGIAATRPTPAKPRNTAWRRLAGAFRPHTSRAQVAAAVLLAALGFAATVQVRALRNTDEFTNADRTQLIQIMDGLQQRSRRLETDIGDLQRSKADLVSGADRRRSALEQAQTRAQTLGILAGTLPATGPGIRLTITDNQAAVNASLVLNTIEELRDAGAEAIEINDRVRVVASSYVLDGQGGIIVDGKLLPAPYTIDAIGDARTLATAMRIPGGVVDEVSQKGGLASVLERQTIQVNSLHSVVSPRYARPAPDKSPGSSSR
- the gcvH gene encoding glycine cleavage system protein GcvH, producing the protein MFPDDLSYTSDHEWVRDPGGADSTVRIGITDYAQGALGDIVYVSLPEVGVDVEAGAACGELESTKSVSDLFSPIKGTVVARNDALDERPELVNSDPYGDGWMIEVRPADRTELDGLLDADAYQAQVEQS
- a CDS encoding FHA domain-containing protein, producing MPFCTQCGHDNAEGSRFCSQCGKALVGERPVEQTATISLGGGEAAEERAEAELRPHEQAAVDALPFDSALLIVQRGPSAGSRFLLDSDVVTVGRHPDSDIFLDDVTVSRRHAEFHRQPQGFAVRDVGSLNGTYVNRDRIDEVMLVGGDEVQIGKFRLVYFASQRGFGRGAPGERSAAGVDGGSEEETG
- the ftsR gene encoding transcriptional regulator FtsR: MSGAASARSGSFSIGEVLARLRPEFQDVTISKIRFLEAEGLIEPERAPSGYRKFGHEDIERLRFVLTAQRDHYLPLRVIKEHLAALDAGLPPPNLPAGDGRVQPAPRIVDDEGTVRPSAFRPSRSDVRWNRREVIELAGIEPELFEQLESYGLVTARHGRDQFDEDALAIAKVAGELAGFGLEPRHLRAFRTAADRQVGLIEQVTAPLVRHRAADSRARAEERTRELAALSVHLHALLVKAGLHG
- a CDS encoding bifunctional nuclease family protein; amino-acid sequence: MRELDVVGVRVEMPSNQPIVLLREVEGERFLPIWVGPAEASAIAHAQQGIVPARPLTHDLFRDVLVAIGQELSEVRITDLRDGVFYGILAFASGVEVSARPSDSIALALRLGVRIVCSDEVLDEAGIAIPDEQEAEVQKFREFLDQVTPEDFDTPG
- a CDS encoding MerR family transcriptional regulator; translated protein: MTSTGDQSGGSATGAAPSEGPERAEARRSAGEQGLLFGPVDGVPEPPGDDLGYRGTTACAAAGITYRQLDYWARTSLVEPTIRPASGSGTQRLYSFRDILLLKVIKRLLDAGVSLQQIRTAVTHLRERGAGDLTEITLMSDGASVYECTSPDEVIDLLQGGQGVFGIALGRVSREVEGSLAQLPGERLDGAGAGDHPDDELSARRQARLIV
- the gcvP gene encoding aminomethyl-transferring glycine dehydrogenase, which produces MTVPTSGSVPGSTPGSGRPPRTTAPGSDGLRAHAQLGEPISADVFAERHIGPDAEERAKMLAACGFGSLEELVAAAVPGGIRADSPLDLRPAVTEGQALAELRELAGRNRLMVSMIGMGYADTVTPPVIRRNVLENPAWYTAYTPYQPEISQGRLEALVNFQTMVGDLTGLPVAGASLLDEATAAAEAMTLLRRSNRKSTSARFVVDVDCLPQTVAVVTTRAEALGITVDVADLSTGLPDGEFFGVLVQYPGVSGALRDHRGLIEDAHERGAQVAVAADLLACAVVRPPGEIGADVAVGSAQRFGVPMMYGGPHAGYMAVRKGLERNLPGRLVGVSVDAAGRPAYRLALQTREQHIRREKATSNICTAQVLLAVIAGMYAVYHGADGLREIAARIHRSAAVLAAGLRAGGVEVVHEAYFDTVLARVPGRAAEVVTAARERGVNLRLADADHVGIACDEATTPDHLAAVWAAFGAGSYDVGDVPDLDARTSDAVPADLVRTSAFCTHPVFERHRSETSMLRYLRGLADDDFALDRGMIPLGSCTMKLNPTAAMEPISWPEFAGIHPFAPIEDAQGYLTLIRQLEDWLARATGYFAVSLQPNAGSQGELAGLLAIRAYHRSRGEGERDVCLIPSSAHGTNAASAVLAGMRVVVVAATEDGTVDLADLRSKLGTHHDRVAAIMVTYPSTHGVYEEDITELADLVHDAGGQVYVDGANLNALLGLARLGEFGGDVSHLNLHKTFCIPHGGGGPGVGPVAVREHLAPYLPNHPLRPEAGPATGVGPVSAAPFGSAGILPISWAYVAMMGEPGLRLATESAVLAANYVATRLAPHYNVLYTGRHNLVAHECVIDLRPLAKEAGVSVDDVAKRLIDYGFHAPTMSFPVAGTFMVEPTESENLAELDRFCAAMIAIRGEIGRVASGEWPAGDNPLVNAPHTVEMLAGEWDHPYTRDEAAYPMPSLRRRKYWSPVRRIDQAYGDRNLVCVCPPPDAFAE